The genomic window GAGCTGGGGGGAGGGTGTCAAGGCTAGGCTGGGGTGGAATGTAGTGACCaaggagaagatgagggagagtgaggatgaTATTCATCTCTCCTgtatctcccctcctccttcctttcccctcttcccaactAGGTAACTAACCCCTAGGGGTGGGGAAAGGTGTCGAGGACCTTCCTGCCCCAACCCAAGGGCCCAGGGGAGGTAGAAGAATGGTGAGAACAGGCTTCTCCTTTCCAAACCCAAGGCCATGACAGGTGAGGGTcactgggggaggagggaatccTCCAGAGCTATGGCtggtgtggggagaggggaagtctTCCCCTGCCTATCCAACACTGCCCTGCCCCAAGGGCAAGAGAGAGACAAGAAATTTCTAAACTGATCCTCTCTTGTCCATAGAAACtaggcagacaggcaggcaggagcTGGCCAGAATCAACCCCATTTCAGTGCAAAACAAAGTTCATTGGGGCAGACAGGAACCCAGTGGCATTGACGCTGAACACTAGCTCAGGTCCTATTCCCTCTGGGCCAGACCTGTACACCTGTCTGTCAATActtagggggtgggagggaaggggcgGCCAGCGCCCCATCTGGCCACCAGCTCCTCCATGTTCTCTTGCATTCTTTgcaagaaagaagaagggaggggagggagcaaaCTAGGTGCCCTTCtggtggagtggggaggagaagcCAGCCAGGAGTGGGGAGGGGCAGCAGCCTCCAGATTTCTGAGGATGCCCTGccctgagggagggaggggagagaaacaaGAGGCAAAATGAGACAGACCCAAGCAGGAAACTCCACGAGTTTCAAATACTGAGGCAGCCCCTTGGTGGCGGCAGTGGCAGCAGTGGGCGGGAAGAGGCAGGAGGAGTCTTTGGAGGCTGGTAAACATGTGGGTAGCAGCTCTTCTCCTCAAGGACAAGACTGGCCAGAGCCCAGACCCCGCTCTGGGGGAACAGGTGACCGTGGCCTGGCCTGGCCCAGAGTGGGTAGGAGTCCAGGGTCTGACACTGTCCGGCTTCTTAGCCAATCCAAGGAGGGGCTCCAGGGGAACAAGGGGGGTGGGTAACAGAGCTTgggcccctcccccactcctggGCCATATGCCCAAGATTCTCTGGGCCTCCAGGGCTGTGGACCGAGCTCACTCGGCCTCCCGGTGTACTTCTGAGGCATCTGCCCGGCAGATGGGGCAGGTCCTGTTTGCCTGAAGGGGGCAGAAAAAGGCCAAGAAAGTCCATTAGGTAATGAAGGGGTGGgagtgtatgagtgtgtatgagtgtgtaagtgtgtatgggggaagggggtggggcaggaggtGGGGGCTCCAGTAATCTCCCCATTtgtggtctgtctgtctgtctgcccatAGCATTAGTCAGTCTGCAACATCAGTAGACTGGCTAATCTGTGTTGCCAGTTCTGTCTGTGCCATTTTCCCATTGCTCCATGGTACTGATCTGCCTGCAAAGTCAATGTTTCTCTCCCCTTGGTGAAAGGCAGTGACAGGAGCcctggatttgcagtcagaggaCCAGAGGTTGAAATCTCAGGCCTACACTTGGctcttcccttccagttctgaatcaatATACTATGAGCTCATTCTCAGGTCCTCACCCACCCCAGGTGGTCACAACTGCTGTGGGGCAGGACTCTGAGTCAGATAGTGTTCCAATCTCCCCCACCTGCCAAGTCAGTAACTAGGGATGGGAAAGGTGGGCAAGGGCCCAGGGGAGGGGTGGCCCTATGTACTCACTTTTAACCATTTGTCGACACACTTGGCATGGAACTCATGGTTACAGGGGAGGACTCGGAGAAGCTGCCGGGCCTCGAAGTCACTGAAACAGACGACACACCTGCAGGACAGAGAAGCACAGTTTACCCTACGTTCAGGGAGAAGTGATCAAGAAAGAGAAGACGCCTGGGTGGTATTCCTGGCTCTTTGATTCTGGGCTTTGCCCATTCCCAGCTCCAGGCTCGTAGTTTCATGCTGAATGCCAGCGTTCATTCTAGTGGAGGACAGAATCCACACCATGGGCTCAGCTAGCTGCCAGCCAGGTTGGAGGGAGGAACGAGAATCCTCTGTGGCCCCGATGAAAGAAGGCATCCATTTGGGACCATGGGAGAGAGAGTAAGGCACAGTGCAAAGAGTGCTTCTACTTTAGTCACTGAACTACCctgagggaaggggggaagaagcGTTTGGTAGTACCTACTTTGTGTTAGGTGCTATGTCAAGCATTGTACacacatgatctcattttatcttaaGAACAAACCCCTAAGATTTTATTATTACACTTACCTTACAATAGAAAAGATTGACCTTtggaggtcaggtgacttgcccagagtcaggcAACTACCAAGTCCCAGTGTTCCACCCACTGCACCACTCTGCTGCCTCTGGGCTGAAAATTTTCCCTTGTGAGCCCTGATGCTGTTTTAAGGTTTCAGACAGCCCTGAGACTCTTCTTTCTGTAGCAAAGATCTTTCCCTCCACTCATTTCAGGGCTTTCTCTCTGCACTGTATGTATGAGATGGTCTAAGGAGCGTCACTTGAATACATAAGGGAGGGATGAACTAGGGGGATTTCTGAGTGACCTGCCCACCACCACCCAGCTCAATTCCCTTTTTCCCTGCCATGCCCATGACTCGGTGTAGAGGATACGACTCTGCCTTTGTGgaccctctccttttcttccatttcataGGTCTGCCCCAGGAAAGGAGAAGATTGGGGagaggcctggtgctctgtcttCCTGCCCACGGACCCAGCCTTGTCAGGATGGGACACTTACAGCGTCTGCTCTGACTGGTGGCTCTCGGGGTTGAATCGGTAGGACGGAAGTTGTTCGATATCAGCTTTGGTGAGTCCCCTGGGCTTGGCCTCTCCCAGCCTCTCTGCCAGGTTCAGTAATGCCTGTGGGGTGCAGCAGAAAGACAAGAGTTAGCAGCCTCCAGATCCTTTCCCTTAGGAGGGGTAACCACAGAAAGATGGGGGTGGAGGTACTGATCAACATAGTGCTTTTGGTTTTCCCTCTCTATTCTCAGACTTGGAGGGAGCCCACTGCAGTCCCCCAACCCCATCTGGAAGCCACATGCACCCAAGGCCCTGGGTCCAGACCTCATAATTCTCCATCTCCACATCATCCACGTCCAGGTCCAGGCTGATCGTGGGACCCACGGCCGTTGGGGACATGGGAAGCATCGAGCTGGGAAGAGAGGGGCTCGTGAGTGACTGAGGTCTTAGTGCCAAGAGATATGAGTCAGGGAGGTGGCTCAGGAAGGTTAGTGATGGACAAAAGGTCAGGAAAGGTAACAGGTTCCAAGGGCCTGGGACCCCAGGGGAAGTTTAGGGATCTGGAGAAAAAGCTTTAACTTTTATGGTTCCAATAGGGTCAGTTAACACTGGAGAGGTGAGGGGAGATCACTGGGTACTTACAGGAAGTATGGCAGGAAACTGGGGTAATAGGTTGGTGGTGGGGGTGgcggtggtggcggtggtggtggtgggggcagAGGCTGCTGCAGTCGGTATCTCTGAGTGCTCAGTCTCCGGGGCATCATATGAGGATATGGCTACAAAAGAGGGAGCAAAGGTCACTAGAGACCTCTCTAGGGAAGTCAGGGCCActaaccctccccaccccagcctcCTACTTACCACACCAAATGGCAATTCCTGGTGCAGGGGCTCATGAGGGAGGTAATGCagagggacagatggggagaggGCTGGGGTATGGTGAGAGGCAGGGTACGTGAAGCCCCCAATGGGGTGCTGTTCCCCTCGAAGATCCACATCACTGTCTATCCTCTGTAAGGGCTGGAGAGAAACCAAGAgcgggttggggaggggagacaaTGAGAAAAGCGGACTACTGGGGAAGACGGGACAAAGAATGAGGCCCCTGCTGAACTGAAAATAGTAAAGAGGGGAGACAGAATGTAGCAGACCTCTGGAAGGAAAGGGATCTAGGAGTCTAGGTTCTTAGGTCTGGGACTGGCTCGGATTATGGGCAAGGAAACttcatccttcccctccccacactTACCATTCGAGGGTGCTGGGGTTGGAGGGGGACAAACTGGCCCAGTGGTGCCATGTGGGTGGCCTGGTGGGGGGGCCCTGGTGGTGGTGGGTGCAGGATATAATGGTCACTGGAGATGAGGGGGGGGAACGCCTGGTAGGAGACAGGGAGCTGTTGCATGGCACACGCCTGGATCagctgaaagagaaaaagatggatgGACAGATTCCTGGGCTAGGTGAGGGCCCAGGCCCTCTTCTCAGAGACCCATCCCAGGCTAGGCAGTGTCTTCTCCTACTGGTGGTGGTGGAGACTGGGAAAGGGGCTGGGAGCAGGTTGTATTACAGGATGTACAGCTGGAAAAGACCTGAGAGACCATTTGATTTAACTTCCTCATGTTTTTACTTAAGGTACAAATGATTCACAACATTGGTTAACACATGGTTTTATCAATGAGAATTACATTAAAGACAAAGCATTATCATCCACCTTGCTCTGCACCCTGAGGACTACTGAGCCTTTCCATCTGTCCTGAAGCCAAACCTCCAATGCATGCTGTTTTTCCCTGTCATACTGTAAACTTCCTAAGTACAGGGACTGTCTCAATTTTCtatctgtatctccagtgcttaacataagTAATCAATTAATCCCTTTTCCTTCGTTCATGAGAAacctgagtcccagagaggaaataatttgcccaaggtcatacaaaaaGTAGTAAAAATGCAATTTGAATACAGGACCTCTGGCTTTAAATGTAATGATTTATCAAATAATGTTAGGTAGGCACCCATGGGATTGCCTGCCATGGGTGTCAGAAGGCGGCAGGTTTGATTTAGATGTCCCTTTTCTAAGCCTCCCCAGGATGGATGTGGAGCCACAGCTTGTCCACAGGGAACACCCTGGGGCAGAAAAGACACGAGAAACAAGGCACTCGTGCCAGAGAACCCGAGAATCTCAAGGTGACTAGGGGAATGACTTTTCCTTATAGCCTTCTCTCCTCATCTGGCCTCTGGCAAAAGCCATTTTTCACACACGATGCTTTGCCCCTCTCCTCTCGCTTTTCCTGTGCAGTCTGGCCTCCAACCTCACTCAGCCctgtccaaagttaccaatggtcTTGAAACCACCAAATCCAATGACTTCTCTTCAGCCTCTGACATTACTatccactctctccctctccctacttGTCCCTgggtctttctcagtctcctttgctacatCTTATGCGCTGATGGTAGAGATCCCCCAAGGCGCTCTCCTgggccccctcctcctctctctttactCTACTGCCTGGAGATCTCATCAGCAACAACAGTCCAACAATAGTCATGTGTATGCAGACAATTTCCAGATCTATTTATTCGGCCCTAACCCTCTCTCCTGCACTGCGGTCCTGTATCAGGAATTATCTATTGgacattctcaaagagaaccttCTCTTGTACATGTTCCCTTTTCTCCACATACACAGCCCTTGCCCTAGCATAGGCCCTCATCTCCCCCCACCTGGATCATTACGACcatctcctcatttcttcccGACTCTCAGCCTGCCCTCCCTCAGCCACCAGTGATTTCCATGAAGGGCCAATGTGATGTGCTACTCCCACCCTGTGCATTGAGCTCTAGCAGCACCGTTATTTCCAGGAGCAACTATCAGCTCCTCAGTTTGTTgtttaaaactctttacaaccAGGCTCATTTGGACTTTCCTAGGTATCTTCCTCTTGACTCTCCCCTCCAGCGTATCCTGAGAAAGGCCAACCCAACAGCCTACCTGCTGCTTCTCCCACGGGTGCCCTTGTTGTTCCCCAAGCTGGAAGGTTCCAGAGCCTCACCTCTGCATCAGCGGCCATTTGGTACTTGGTTCAAATGCCACCGTAAGCAACAGTCCCCTCAGTACAGTACCTTCTCTAaggttaccttgtatttacttcatATGTATATTGTGTGCACACACTCTCTCTTACTGTCCCAAATAGGGCCTTTGCATAGTGGCTAGCaaacagtaggtgtttaatcaatgcttgctgattaattggGGGAACCACTGAGATAGTTGATTTGATTTGTGGACAATTTTGATtctcaggaagcttttccttagaTTGAAACAGCGTCTCCATCCGCAGCTTCATACCCCCTGCTTTCAGTCCTGTTTGGCCTCAGGGGGTACAGCAGCTCCCTCTTCGATGTAAGGGCCCCTCAAATACTCTACGTCGGGGATCATGTTCCCCttgagccttctcttctccaggctagatGTGTCTGGTTCCTTTTActaatcctcatatggcatgatctGGCCCCCCTGCTCTGGGTAGTCCTGATACAATATatccatgtccttcctaaaatatggtgtcTCTACAACACTGCAGAGTGGTCTGATCCTGGCAGAGGACAGAAAGGTCTCACCTCCTCATTCAGGATGCTGTACTCCTCTTGATGCAGCCTAAGATCTCATTAGCTTTGAGCTTACAGTCCATGGAAACCCCCAGCTGTACTTCCCCCAAATCCTACTTGTGCAGGGGGTTTTCTAAAACCCTGGTGTGGGACTATAAATCCCGATTAAATCTCATCATTCACTGTACTGACTTTAGCCTGCTGATCTAGCCTGCCCTCACTATCATCTATGGTAGCTGGTCCTGGTACAAAGGCCAACCATGCCTTCATCCTAGTCGCTGGTTTAATATTAAGCGGAAGAGTAGTAACCAAGGACCCTTCCAGGCTGACATCTTCGGTATTTTACAAAGGACTGCTGCCCTAACATTCCCTCCCTGAACTTGGTATTGGGGACAGGGCTCAGTGAAGATGTGGCCCCATGTCCTACACTACGTGCTGCCAACCATAGTAGGGGCAAAATACTGTTCCAACGGACCACTGAGGCTTTGAGATCCTGGGtgcagggaggagagaaggaataacAGTTGCTGAGGAGGCTAGTGGCAGCCACTGGCACTGAACTCCTGGTAACTTCTGGCTCTGCCTTCTGCTCCCTGCTGACTCTGGTCAAGGTAGTTTCCATCAGAGGTTTGAGGGCTAAAAAGCACCTTCCCAACAACACTTGGAGGGAAGTAGTAAAGAtactttctgggccttagtttccactttggtaaaacagagaaagaaactgtcTTACCCAAGTTCATTCAGGTAATGTCAAGAGTGAAGAGTCTAACTAGGCCCAGACTCTAAGCTGAACCTCTTTCCCTTCCAGAACAATGCTGCCCACTGTAAAGTTCAACTCTCCTGCCTCCGCACCAATCCTTATTCCTCCAGAGCCTGTGCCTCAGTCAAGCTCTGAGAGTCCTGGCATGGGACCAGAGCAGTGGTCATCTGTGAACTCCAAGGTCAAACCCAATGAAGACGCAGCCTGGGCACCCCTACCCACCCCCAATCCCAGCCCAGGGCTCTCAGGCTGGAATCATTTTTATGTTCACTCACTGGGGGTGGGAGGCAGCAAAGGGGGTAATGCTGCCCGCTGAACATCACGGAGCATGCTGGGAGCTGCTGCGTGTTGCACCCAGGGATATGCTGGCCCGTATGGACAGGGAAGCCTTGGGTCGTTACCGTGGTGACCGTGTAGGACAGAGGGACGGCCCCCTGGTGCACCTGAGAAAGAAAGACAACAAGA from Notamacropus eugenii isolate mMacEug1 chromosome 1, mMacEug1.pri_v2, whole genome shotgun sequence includes these protein-coding regions:
- the RNF44 gene encoding RING finger protein 44 isoform X2, producing the protein MRPWELVVNRRPPSAPFNQRRFSGGPCSTPAHLRRSFLTQDESFLSTAFPPQLQPQHLPIEEPRAFALAGTSPRMLHPAAQQTPFMVDLHEQVHQGAVPLSYTVTTVTTQGFPVHTGQHIPGCNTQQLPACSVMFSGQHYPLCCLPPPLIQACAMQQLPVSYQAFPPLISSDHYILHPPPPGPPHQATHMAPLGQFVPLQPQHPRMPLQRIDSDVDLRGEQHPIGGFTYPASHHTPALSPSVPLHYLPHEPLHQELPFGVPYPHMMPRRLSTQRYRLQQPLPPPPPPPPPPPPPPTYYPSFLPYFLSMLPMSPTAVGPTISLDLDVDDVEMENYEALLNLAERLGEAKPRGLTKADIEQLPSYRFNPESHQSEQTLCVVCFSDFEARQLLRVLPCNHEFHAKCVDKWLKANRTCPICRADASEVHREAE
- the RNF44 gene encoding RING finger protein 44 isoform X1 gives rise to the protein MRPWELVVNRRPPSAPFNQRRFSGGPCSTPAHLRRSPPARRHWGRRDRPLPSFLTQDESFLSTAFPPQLQPQHLPIEEPRAFALAGTSPRMLHPAAQQTPFMVDLHEQVHQGAVPLSYTVTTVTTQGFPVHTGQHIPGCNTQQLPACSVMFSGQHYPLCCLPPPLIQACAMQQLPVSYQAFPPLISSDHYILHPPPPGPPHQATHMAPLGQFVPLQPQHPRMPLQRIDSDVDLRGEQHPIGGFTYPASHHTPALSPSVPLHYLPHEPLHQELPFGVPYPHMMPRRLSTQRYRLQQPLPPPPPPPPPPPPPPTYYPSFLPYFLSMLPMSPTAVGPTISLDLDVDDVEMENYEALLNLAERLGEAKPRGLTKADIEQLPSYRFNPESHQSEQTLCVVCFSDFEARQLLRVLPCNHEFHAKCVDKWLKANRTCPICRADASEVHREAE
- the RNF44 gene encoding RING finger protein 44 isoform X3, translated to MLHPAAQQTPFMVDLHEQVHQGAVPLSYTVTTVTTQGFPVHTGQHIPGCNTQQLPACSVMFSGQHYPLCCLPPPLIQACAMQQLPVSYQAFPPLISSDHYILHPPPPGPPHQATHMAPLGQFVPLQPQHPRMPLQRIDSDVDLRGEQHPIGGFTYPASHHTPALSPSVPLHYLPHEPLHQELPFGVPYPHMMPRRLSTQRYRLQQPLPPPPPPPPPPPPPPTYYPSFLPYFLSMLPMSPTAVGPTISLDLDVDDVEMENYEALLNLAERLGEAKPRGLTKADIEQLPSYRFNPESHQSEQTLCVVCFSDFEARQLLRVLPCNHEFHAKCVDKWLKANRTCPICRADASEVHREAE